The Musa acuminata AAA Group cultivar baxijiao chromosome BXJ1-8, Cavendish_Baxijiao_AAA, whole genome shotgun sequence genomic sequence GATGCAAGTTACGATGTCCCAAGAGCATACCTTTTGTAATGATCGTAAGTGGATTAAACAGTTACCCATTCTAAATGTTGAGCTGTAATTCCAGATACGTTCCCTGAATAGATTCCACCCAGGACCTAACAAACCAAAAACAGATTGGCAGCATAACAAGTTGGGATTATGATTGTAAAGTTGTTACCATCTGAATATCATGTTGCCATGGAAATTTGCTCTCAGATAATCAAACATGGCCATGaacataaatttcaataagaacatggTACAGTGATGTAGTGGTACCTTAGAAACGGTTTCAAGAAACATGCCAGGGCGAACAGGGCGTGGCCTGCGACCTGTGACACTTCCCTGAAAAACATAAATGTACTTAAAAGGAAGGATAAGTTTGTATTGTTTTCTGCAACGATTTTACTAGACAAAATTAAGGCAGTAGAACGAACCCTTCCTGCAAAACCACCAAGAGTATTCTGTTCGCTGTTGGGATCTTCATCCCCACTATCTACATTGTCTGCACCTTCATTTTTCCCATGCATCACATCACTTATCATTTTCTGGACAGTGCTTCCTGGTCTCAAGGAAACCAGCTTGCTCAAGAAGTTCACCTGCATTTCCATTAAGTGGTGTTGTGCAACACAAGTTGCAaagatttcaaagaaaataattcaagagaaaaGAAGATCCAACTGAAGAAAATTGTTGTAGAAATGAGAATAGATAGGAAAGATCAATAGAAAAGATTGGCCAATAAAAGGAAGAATGCAATACCAATAGACAAAATTCTATACAAATATTATAAGATCCTATATGGAACACATCATCAAGCTACAATTTCACTGCAAGAAGCCAAATAaggaatatatataatctttgttATGCTATCTATCAAGAAGCATCTTAAATATCTTTGCCACATAGACAAAAGAAAAAGGGTGCAATCAAGACTTCATACTGTCTTATTCAAGAAGAATGTAATAAAGCCATATGCAAGTGGATGAATCAGTCGAGGTGTACACTTTTTGCAAGTACTTGAGGGCTGAGGTACAACCTTGATTAAAGACCAAACATGCAAGTTTGACTAAGTGAGGATTCAGATATTTATTCTAGCAaatgaacagaaaaaaaaaaggttccacATGTGAAAAGAACAATCTATTGCTCAATaggaaaaaaaatagagaaagagACCTCTGCTTCGGGTAGAGTATTCAGACCACGATCATTTCTTTCATCCAATAACCCACCACCCATCATATTGCGAGCTTCTTCTCTAATTAAAACAAGCCTCACAAGCAACTTCCGATCAGGAATACTAGGTCTGGATTCCATTGTCTACAAAGTAATACAGGCAATAAGAACTCGGGAAAGTTCCTTGCTCATGACAAATTATTACTAAAAATTAGGTTGTACAAGATACAGTATAGCACAAAAAAAAAGTATAAGATGCAAACACTTCATAACTTTATATGCACCCAAACTCGAAACATACCCAACATACAGCAAAGAAGGACTAGAATTTCACAAGAGGCTGTCAAACAAAAAACTAAGGCAATCAAGGGATAAGACTTGATTCTATGTGAATGTTTCAACAtatacaaataatatatataatcatagaaaGCTTAGGTTTAAAGTATCTGAAGTATTTAATGAGCAAATATATGCAAATTAGTTATCAATATTTCAGTCACCATTAATATGTTGTCCAGGAGATAGTGAAACAACGATGCAGACAAAGTGACATATAAAGCATCTTCACTACCAAAGGGCTTGTAATGAACACCTTAGCAATACTGTGATTTCCATAGAAACATGTGTGTTGTCATGTATTGGCTAAATCCTTGAGTACAAAGCATTTGATCAACATCCAAATGCTCAAAACAAATTAGAGAATGTGGTGATCAGTAGAATTACTTCCACATAGTTATCTTCCATTTTCACATATAAGTAAGGTGATGATGGTTTGTACCGATGCAGTAATACAGAATCAAATGTAACCTGGTAGAAGCTGGCAGGCATTGTGGTCCAAGGTtaagtaaataaaataatagaacAGTGACAAGGTACggcatatgctagagccaagagaaGCCAGAATGTGTGTCATTCATACCTCTAGTAGATCATCAGCCTGGTTAGCAATATCATTAAGATTTGCCCCTGGGAGATGAACTTTAAGGcccttctcacttttaaatacacCTCCACCTGCAGCAACCCGTCGTAGCAATTCATGCCTGCTCTCTTTATCTGGAGTTCGGCAAAGAAGGCCAATCACTTGCACCTATGACAAAACCCCAGTTAATGGTACAGAAATATCATCAAATTTCAGC encodes the following:
- the LOC135588455 gene encoding protein PEP-RELATED DEVELOPMENT ARRESTED 1 homolog, chloroplastic-like isoform X1, translating into MMLRSAIFFLPSPSSSPCFPSLPPKSLIISPPVLLSLRSFCHQRRRQARKKPPFSLCRSTQTDAAFPFPSFPHRQPPEAEDDKWDSSKYEALLRGGEQVTSVLQDMVNLLADMDMDEASERVAVEIAAQGVIGKRVDEMESGFMMAIDYMIQMAEKDNDDQRKSLLEVVKQTVLDHLAKKCPPHVQVIGLLCRTPDKESRHELLRRVAAGGGVFKSEKGLKVHLPGANLNDIANQADDLLETMESRPSIPDRKLLVRLVLIREEARNMMGGGLLDERNDRGLNTLPEAEVNFLSKLVSLRPGSTVQKMISDVMHGKNEGADNVDSGDEDPNSEQNTLGGFAGRGSVTGRRPRPVRPGMFLETVSKVLGGIYSGNVSGITAQHLEWVHQKTLQILQEMAF